A single Fusobacterium hominis DNA region contains:
- the htpG gene encoding molecular chaperone HtpG has translation MRKESKVFQTETKELLNLMIHSIYTNKEIFLRELISNASDAIDKLKFESLTNTDILGDDKDFKITVSVDKDKKEITISDNGIGMTYDEVSENIGTIAKSGSKAFKEKLKNISKEDVDIIGQFGVGFYSGFMVADKITLITKSPKAEIGVKWTSTGDGSYEIEELDRKNRGTDIILSLKEGEDFETFLEPWKIKELIKKYSDYVRYPIYFEGEVVNSTKPIWKIDKSELTDEKYNEFYKSNFHDWEDPMLHFHLKVQGNIEYTALLYIPKKTPIDFYSKEYKRGLQLYTKNVFIMDKCDELIPEYFGFVKGLVDCDNLSLNISREILQQNKELLAISKNIEKKLISELEFLLKSDRNKYIEFWEAFGTHIKYGIQDMFGMNKEKLQNLLIFKSSDNYEYVTLKEYIDRMGDQKEILYVVGEDLSVIKCLPKMEALKEKNREVLILTDKIDEFVLKTLVEYDGKSFKSISDSDFKLDDNKEKEEEIKKIAEDNKSILDKIKDKLTGKIVDVELSSNLGTSASALLAKGHISLEMEKVLSHIPGNEHVKAEKILALNPEHPLFKKLQESKDTETFDDLLDVLYTEALIMEGFHIENPVEFIKKLNNLLK, from the coding sequence ATGAGAAAAGAATCAAAAGTTTTTCAAACTGAAACTAAAGAACTATTAAATTTAATGATACATTCAATCTATACAAATAAAGAAATTTTTTTAAGAGAACTTATTTCAAATGCAAGTGATGCTATTGATAAACTTAAATTTGAATCTCTTACTAATACTGATATTTTAGGTGATGATAAAGATTTTAAAATCACTGTGTCTGTAGATAAAGATAAAAAAGAAATTACTATAAGTGATAATGGAATAGGTATGACTTATGATGAGGTTTCTGAAAATATTGGTACTATTGCAAAATCTGGATCAAAAGCTTTTAAAGAAAAACTTAAAAATATTTCAAAAGAAGATGTTGATATTATCGGACAATTTGGAGTTGGTTTTTACTCTGGATTTATGGTAGCTGATAAAATAACTCTTATCACTAAGTCTCCTAAAGCTGAAATAGGTGTAAAATGGACTTCTACTGGTGATGGTTCTTATGAAATTGAAGAACTTGATAGAAAAAATAGAGGAACTGACATCATTCTTTCTTTAAAAGAAGGAGAAGATTTTGAAACTTTTCTTGAACCGTGGAAAATAAAAGAACTTATAAAAAAATATTCAGATTATGTTAGATACCCTATATATTTTGAAGGTGAAGTTGTAAACTCTACTAAACCAATTTGGAAAATTGATAAGTCAGAACTTACAGATGAAAAATACAATGAATTTTATAAATCTAATTTCCATGACTGGGAAGATCCAATGTTACATTTTCACCTTAAAGTACAAGGTAATATTGAATATACTGCTCTTTTATATATTCCTAAAAAGACACCTATTGATTTTTATTCAAAAGAATATAAAAGAGGATTACAACTTTATACAAAAAATGTCTTTATAATGGATAAATGTGATGAGTTAATTCCTGAATATTTTGGATTTGTAAAAGGATTAGTTGATTGTGACAATCTATCTTTAAATATTTCTAGAGAAATTTTACAACAAAATAAAGAATTACTTGCAATATCAAAAAATATTGAGAAAAAACTTATCAGTGAACTTGAATTCCTTTTAAAAAGTGATAGAAATAAATATATTGAATTTTGGGAAGCATTTGGAACTCACATTAAATACGGAATCCAAGATATGTTTGGTATGAATAAAGAAAAACTACAAAATCTATTAATTTTCAAATCATCTGATAATTACGAATATGTTACATTAAAAGAATATATTGATCGTATGGGAGATCAAAAAGAAATTCTTTATGTAGTAGGAGAAGATTTAAGTGTTATTAAATGTCTACCTAAAATGGAAGCACTTAAAGAAAAAAATAGAGAGGTATTAATTTTAACTGACAAAATTGATGAATTTGTTTTAAAAACTCTTGTTGAATATGATGGTAAATCATTTAAATCTATTAGTGATTCTGATTTTAAATTAGATGATAATAAAGAAAAAGAAGAAGAAATCAAAAAAATAGCTGAAGATAATAAATCTATATTAGATAAAATTAAAGATAAACTAACAGGAAAAATTGTAGATGTTGAGTTAAGCAGTAATCTTGGTACTAGTGCCTCTGCTTTATTAGCTAAAGGACATATTTCTTTAGAAATGGAAAAAGTTCTTTCTCATATTCCAGGAAATGAGCATGTAAAAGCAGAAAAAATTCTAGCTTTAAATCCTGAACATCCACTTTTCAAAAAATTACAAGAATCTAAAGATACTGAAACATTTGATGATCTTTTAGATGTTCTTTATACTGAAGCACTTATTATGGAAGGATTCCATATTGAAAATCCAGTAGAATTTATTAAAAAATTAAATAATTTATTAAAATAA
- the rsmB gene encoding 16S rRNA (cytosine(967)-C(5))-methyltransferase RsmB has protein sequence MNIKSRVIALLKEVENGKYSNIALNEYILNNAIAKKERGFMTELFYGVIRNKIFLDYEIDKRTKEIKKDWIRNILRISMYQISFMNSDDKGVIWEATELTKKKFSVPVGRFVNGVLRSYQREWQEDVKQLQQDGKNYIYLSYPKWFYDKIISEYGEINSIKFLQNLKKIPYISFRVNQLKYSNDEFEKLLRQQEISIIKKVDSVYYVDSGILLYSNEFKEGKIIVQDASSYLAAANLNPKPFDIVLDTCSAPGGKTLVLAEKMQNKGELFALDIYPHKLKLIEENCKKTGVTIVQPIKMDAKKLKEQGKKFDKILVDAPCSGYGVLRKKPEAIYTKKPENICDLSMLQFEILESASQVLKENGELVYSTCTILKEENQENIKKFINKYPNFKTEKLYIPDNVNGTYDDIGGFTIDYNEDILDGFYIVKLVKKG, from the coding sequence ATGAATATAAAATCTAGAGTTATTGCTCTTTTAAAAGAAGTAGAAAATGGTAAATATTCTAATATTGCTCTTAATGAATATATTTTAAATAATGCTATTGCTAAAAAAGAACGTGGATTTATGACAGAGCTTTTCTATGGAGTAATTAGAAATAAAATATTTTTAGATTATGAAATAGATAAAAGAACTAAAGAAATAAAAAAAGATTGGATTAGAAATATTTTAAGAATATCTATGTATCAAATATCATTTATGAACAGCGATGATAAAGGTGTTATTTGGGAAGCTACAGAACTTACTAAAAAAAAGTTTAGTGTACCTGTTGGTAGATTTGTAAATGGTGTTTTAAGAAGTTATCAACGTGAATGGCAAGAAGATGTAAAACAATTACAACAAGATGGTAAAAACTACATATACTTATCATATCCAAAATGGTTTTATGATAAAATCATTTCTGAATATGGAGAAATTAATAGTATTAAATTTTTACAAAATCTAAAGAAAATACCTTATATAAGTTTTAGAGTAAATCAACTAAAGTATTCTAATGATGAATTTGAAAAACTACTTAGACAACAAGAAATATCTATTATAAAAAAAGTAGACTCTGTTTACTATGTAGATTCAGGTATTCTTCTTTATAGTAATGAATTTAAAGAAGGAAAAATAATTGTCCAGGATGCTTCTTCTTATCTTGCAGCTGCTAACCTTAATCCTAAGCCTTTTGATATAGTTTTAGATACTTGTAGTGCACCTGGTGGTAAAACTCTTGTATTAGCTGAAAAAATGCAAAATAAAGGGGAGCTATTCGCTCTTGATATTTATCCTCATAAATTAAAACTAATTGAAGAAAATTGTAAAAAAACAGGAGTTACTATTGTACAACCAATAAAAATGGACGCTAAAAAATTAAAAGAACAAGGTAAAAAATTTGATAAAATTTTAGTTGATGCTCCTTGTAGTGGATATGGTGTCTTAAGAAAAAAACCTGAAGCTATCTATACAAAAAAACCTGAAAATATTTGTGACTTATCAATGCTTCAATTTGAAATATTAGAATCTGCTTCTCAAGTCTTAAAGGAAAATGGAGAACTTGTTTATAGTACATGTACTATATTAAAAGAAGAAAATCAAGAAAATATAAAAAAGTTTATAAATAAATACCCTAATTTTAAAACAGAAAAACTATATATTCCAGATAATGTAAATGGTACTTATGACGACATAGGTGGATTTACAATTGACTATAATGAAGATATATTAGATGGATTCTACATTGTTAAATTAGTAAAGAAAGGATAG
- a CDS encoding phage holin, LLH family, whose protein sequence is MTNKVQVIGWVVFAVVILSVLGCIFLFFKYKKEGKLAKEEKIKRILLDLSYYAVCQAELYYKDGHGKEKLEYSIKKVKSQLPAFLAFFISEEMIVGTIEYALSELQLIFKSQKENRNNILNKIIEVGTKTQDVKETLKVAENLKENNGYIEGFGEIRTNFHGETEGAAGVRAGIKL, encoded by the coding sequence ATGACAAACAAAGTACAAGTTATAGGTTGGGTAGTTTTTGCGGTAGTTATATTAAGCGTTCTTGGATGTATTTTTTTATTCTTTAAATACAAAAAAGAGGGTAAACTGGCCAAGGAAGAAAAAATAAAAAGAATATTACTTGATTTATCATATTATGCAGTTTGCCAGGCAGAACTATATTATAAAGATGGACATGGAAAAGAAAAATTAGAATATTCTATTAAAAAAGTTAAATCTCAACTACCGGCATTTTTAGCATTTTTTATAAGTGAAGAAATGATAGTAGGAACAATTGAATATGCATTGTCAGAATTACAACTTATCTTCAAATCACAGAAAGAAAATAGAAATAATATTTTGAACAAAATAATTGAAGTAGGAACTAAAACACAGGATGTAAAAGAGACTTTAAAAGTTGCTGAAAACTTAAAAGAGAATAACGGATATATTGAAGGTTTTGGAGAGATCCGTACAAACTTTCATGGAGAAACAGAAGGTGCTGCAGGAGTGAGAGCAGGAATTAAACTATAA
- a CDS encoding MATE family efflux transporter, whose product MSLLLFYIIFKTNNIKFTKFKTSVFKLIKIILKLMKIGFAEFLAEISMGISIFVFNLIVLKRVGDIGVSAFGIIGYITSFITMTMIGFNQGTQPILSFNLGARDFNKIQKLLKISFILLGGIQLFFYILINIFKTDIVSIFLKDSTAIKLTVNALKLYSIAYLICGFNIFTAGYFTAINKVKISSTITFLRGIILLILFLNTLPSIIGSNGIWLSVPFTEFVTLIVSLIFLKKYNPIK is encoded by the coding sequence ATGTCTTTACTTCTATTTTATATTATCTTTAAAACCAACAACATTAAATTCACTAAATTTAAAACATCTGTTTTTAAATTAATAAAAATTATTTTAAAACTTATGAAAATTGGATTTGCAGAGTTTTTAGCAGAAATATCTATGGGAATTTCTATTTTTGTTTTTAATTTAATTGTTTTAAAACGAGTTGGTGATATTGGTGTTTCTGCATTTGGTATTATAGGATATATTACTTCATTTATAACTATGACTATGATTGGATTTAATCAGGGAACACAACCTATTTTAAGCTTCAATTTAGGAGCTCGTGATTTTAATAAAATACAAAAGTTATTAAAAATTAGTTTTATTTTATTAGGCGGAATACAGTTATTCTTTTATATACTAATAAACATCTTTAAAACAGATATTGTTTCTATCTTTTTAAAAGACTCTACAGCAATAAAATTGACAGTAAATGCGTTAAAACTTTATAGTATTGCTTATTTAATATGTGGATTTAATATATTTACAGCTGGTTACTTTACTGCTATTAATAAAGTTAAAATTTCTTCTACTATTACATTTTTAAGAGGAATAATATTATTAATCTTATTTTTAAATACTCTTCCTTCTATTATTGGTTCAAATGGTATATGGTTATCAGTTCCTTTTACAGAATTTGTTACTTTAATTGTATCCTTAATATTTTTAAAAAAATATAACCCAATTAAATAA
- a CDS encoding MerR family transcriptional regulator, producing MKKFYKIGDVSKIYNISTDILRYYEKIGLLIPDSRKENGYRYYSEKQLWKLSNIRNLRKLGVGLKEITEFLETRSITKTEKMIDFQLEKIDKTIEQLLLLKSELENKKNNIIYFKNFKDYEKPMIKELDERYIYLTQGIFKEESEINLELKRLKDKVEEENDFLFTESEIGTIISQEDWEIGKYNDYSGTFIISKDKTNTTLEKGIYLTYFFKGDYKNIDEHYEKIKIYMDRNKYKAKGNIIELYHIEIHITENKNEYVTEIQIPLAKL from the coding sequence TTGAAAAAATTTTACAAAATAGGTGATGTGAGTAAAATATATAATATAAGCACTGATATTTTAAGATATTATGAAAAAATAGGGCTTTTAATTCCAGATAGTCGAAAAGAAAATGGATATAGATACTATTCAGAAAAACAATTGTGGAAATTGAGCAATATTAGAAATTTGAGAAAACTAGGTGTAGGCTTAAAAGAGATAACAGAATTTTTAGAAACTAGAAGTATAACTAAAACAGAAAAGATGATAGATTTTCAATTAGAAAAAATAGATAAAACAATAGAACAACTTTTATTATTAAAAAGTGAACTTGAAAATAAAAAAAATAATATTATTTATTTTAAAAATTTTAAAGATTATGAAAAACCTATGATTAAAGAATTAGATGAAAGATATATATATTTGACACAAGGAATTTTTAAAGAGGAAAGTGAAATTAACCTTGAATTAAAACGTTTAAAAGATAAAGTAGAAGAGGAAAATGATTTTCTATTTACTGAAAGTGAAATAGGGACAATTATTTCACAAGAAGATTGGGAAATAGGTAAGTACAATGACTACAGTGGTACATTTATTATATCAAAGGATAAAACAAATACAACCTTAGAAAAAGGAATATATCTAACATATTTTTTTAAAGGTGATTATAAGAATATTGATGAGCATTACGAGAAAATAAAAATATACATGGATAGAAATAAATACAAAGCTAAAGGAAATATTATAGAGTTATACCATATTGAAATACACATTACAGAAAATAAAAACGAATATGTAACAGAGATTCAAATACCATTGGCAAAATTGTAA
- a CDS encoding DUF3944 domain-containing protein, with protein sequence MSYIYDEDLEFLAKCSNDELEGLFEILAFDPKNGRKRLTTSLLKTEEYQTYKTDYKKYWKTIASELQLYGGNTFANIVRGNKGVTYRQIIEHVARKLKLPLIGFIPTPELENAICEKLMLDLFSKMSEKDAEKFLSQLAIEDENLKKVITSYNEVPWGKISVTVIRQLFKAGGVATYRVTLLFANLIWKELFGRGLTFVANNTIAKILGGFLSGPVAIALNAWIIADLTGPALRVLIPSIVLISALRLKYEIYNDE encoded by the coding sequence GTGAGTTACATCTACGATGAAGATTTAGAATTTTTAGCCAAATGCAGCAACGACGAACTAGAAGGATTATTTGAAATTTTAGCCTTTGATCCTAAAAACGGACGTAAAAGATTAACAACATCTCTTTTAAAAACAGAAGAATATCAAACATATAAAACTGACTATAAAAAGTACTGGAAAACAATAGCTTCTGAACTACAACTTTATGGTGGAAATACTTTTGCTAATATTGTTAGAGGAAATAAAGGTGTCACATATAGGCAAATTATTGAGCATGTAGCAAGAAAATTAAAACTACCACTTATTGGTTTTATTCCTACACCTGAATTAGAAAATGCTATTTGCGAAAAATTAATGCTAGATTTATTTTCTAAAATGAGTGAAAAAGATGCTGAAAAATTTCTTTCACAGTTAGCTATAGAAGATGAAAATTTAAAAAAAGTAATCACTTCGTATAATGAAGTTCCATGGGGTAAAATTAGTGTAACTGTCATTCGTCAGTTATTTAAAGCTGGTGGAGTTGCAACATATAGAGTTACTCTTTTATTTGCTAATCTAATTTGGAAAGAATTATTTGGTAGAGGTCTTACATTTGTTGCTAATAATACAATTGCTAAAATTCTTGGAGGATTTTTAAGTGGTCCAGTTGCAATAGCTTTAAATGCATGGATTATAGCTGATCTTACTGGTCCAGCACTAAGAGTATTAATTCCATCTATTGTCTTAATTAGTGCTCTTAGATTAAAATATGAAATTTATAATGATGAATAA
- a CDS encoding HAD family hydrolase, protein MIKLIITDMDGTLLNNYDEIDPEFWEIEKKLSEKGVIFSIASGRPYYNLVKKFEKIKDNLLFICENGSLAIYKGKELFSNPISIENIKMINEICNKIPGIITLFCGKKSAYTYKDLFLANTLETQNEIRKYYNNLQLVDTLEDINDQFVKIAIYDPKGSENNSYQILKKYSNQFQIVVSGKVWLDLSNIGTNKGIAILKIQEKLNISYDETMAFGDYLNDYEMMKNVKYSYAMKNAHPDLISISNFITKEDNDHGGVTNTIKEIFNL, encoded by the coding sequence ATGATAAAACTTATTATTACTGATATGGACGGAACGTTACTTAATAATTATGATGAAATTGACCCTGAATTTTGGGAGATTGAAAAAAAATTGTCTGAAAAAGGTGTGATTTTTTCTATAGCAAGTGGAAGACCATATTACAATCTTGTAAAAAAATTTGAAAAAATAAAAGATAACCTTTTATTTATATGTGAAAATGGATCTCTTGCAATATATAAAGGAAAAGAACTTTTTTCTAATCCAATTAGTATAGAAAATATAAAAATGATCAATGAAATTTGTAATAAAATTCCTGGTATAATTACACTTTTTTGTGGAAAAAAATCTGCATATACCTATAAAGATTTATTTCTTGCTAACACTTTAGAAACTCAAAATGAAATTAGAAAATACTATAATAATCTACAACTAGTCGATACTTTAGAAGATATTAATGATCAATTTGTAAAAATAGCTATTTATGACCCTAAAGGTTCAGAAAATAATAGTTATCAAATTTTAAAAAAATATAGCAATCAATTTCAAATCGTTGTTTCTGGCAAAGTTTGGTTAGATCTTAGTAATATTGGTACTAACAAAGGTATTGCAATATTAAAAATACAAGAAAAACTAAATATTTCATATGATGAAACTATGGCTTTTGGAGATTATTTAAATGATTATGAGATGATGAAAAATGTCAAGTACAGTTATGCAATGAAAAATGCACACCCTGATCTTATTTCTATTTCAAATTTTATAACTAAAGAAGATAACGATCACGGCGGGGTTACTAATACAATTAAAGAGATATTTAATCTTTAG
- a CDS encoding tyrosine-type recombinase/integrase: protein MKLTVLEDLNKKNVEVYLEYLNSCKASNFDTWETTYKTYVNNFKLFLIWMQKTYKNRYLLSKDTLEAMPMIMESYRNHCREIGNSKRTIMNKTTSISAFYGWCVRRNKCKYHPFENKLERLRFTEKDKIRKSYFLTTEQILTVRLYMQVESKKYDLQDRILWEIFLDSACRISAIHSLKLEQLNLKGGYFTDVKEKEGYIVNVYFFEKCEELLEKWLAERKEKGIECPYLFITKYNGSYKQMSKETIRTRIKKLGKIIEIEDLYPHTLRKTAINLINNITGLGVASTYANHQSSSVTSKHYIQKTTAAEVRNQIIAARKKLGIF from the coding sequence ATGAAACTAACAGTACTAGAGGATTTGAATAAGAAAAATGTGGAGGTGTATCTTGAATACTTGAATAGTTGCAAAGCCAGTAACTTTGACACCTGGGAAACAACGTATAAAACTTATGTTAATAACTTCAAGCTATTTTTAATATGGATGCAAAAGACTTATAAAAATCGATATTTATTGAGCAAGGACACACTGGAAGCAATGCCCATGATTATGGAAAGTTACAGAAATCATTGCCGAGAGATTGGAAATAGCAAAAGAACAATAATGAATAAGACTACATCTATTAGTGCTTTTTATGGGTGGTGTGTGCGAAGAAATAAATGTAAATATCATCCATTCGAAAACAAATTAGAGAGGCTTAGATTTACAGAAAAAGATAAGATAAGAAAAAGTTATTTTTTAACAACTGAGCAAATACTTACAGTTCGCTTATACATGCAAGTAGAAAGTAAAAAATATGATCTCCAGGATAGGATATTATGGGAAATATTTTTAGATTCTGCATGTAGAATCTCAGCTATTCATAGCTTAAAACTCGAACAGTTAAATTTGAAAGGAGGTTATTTTACCGATGTAAAAGAAAAAGAAGGCTATATTGTTAACGTGTATTTTTTTGAAAAATGTGAAGAACTACTTGAAAAATGGTTGGCAGAAAGAAAAGAAAAAGGAATTGAATGCCCTTATCTTTTTATAACAAAATATAATGGAAGCTACAAACAAATGTCAAAAGAAACGATAAGAACTAGAATAAAAAAGTTAGGGAAAATAATAGAAATAGAAGATTTATATCCTCATACGTTGAGAAAAACAGCAATAAATCTTATAAATAACATTACAGGATTAGGAGTAGCAAGCACTTATGCTAATCATCAATCAAGCTCAGTTACAAGTAAGCATTATATTCAAAAAACAACAGCTGCAGAAGTAAGAAACCAGATCATAGCAGCTCGTAAAAAATTAGGTATTTTTTAG
- a CDS encoding O-methyltransferase → MLEELKDANKYITDKIIETDKLILEMEDYAQEHNVPIVTKEVAEYLKFIVQDKNIVNILEVGTAIGYSGILMANEIVKKDGKLYTIEIDDERFNIAQENIKKSKLNNIISIKGDATEEINKINETFDFVFIDASKGHYMKFFEDSIKLLNKDGIIFIDNIMFRGYLYKEYPKRFKTIVKRLNEFIDSLYARNDGNFVLLPFGDGVGLYRRKK, encoded by the coding sequence ATGTTAGAAGAATTAAAAGATGCCAATAAATATATTACCGATAAAATAATTGAAACAGATAAACTCATTCTTGAAATGGAAGATTACGCACAAGAGCATAACGTTCCTATTGTAACTAAGGAAGTAGCTGAATATTTAAAATTTATAGTTCAAGATAAAAATATAGTAAATATTTTAGAAGTTGGTACTGCTATAGGATATTCAGGTATATTAATGGCTAATGAAATTGTTAAAAAAGATGGTAAATTATATACTATAGAAATTGATGATGAAAGATTCAATATAGCCCAAGAAAATATAAAAAAATCTAAATTAAATAATATCATTTCTATAAAAGGAGATGCAACAGAAGAAATTAATAAAATCAATGAAACTTTTGATTTTGTATTTATAGATGCTTCAAAAGGTCATTATATGAAATTCTTTGAAGATTCTATAAAATTATTAAATAAAGATGGAATTATTTTTATAGATAATATAATGTTTCGAGGATATCTATATAAAGAATATCCAAAAAGATTTAAGACTATCGTAAAAAGATTAAACGAATTTATTGATTCATTGTATGCACGAAATGACGGTAACTTTGTTTTACTTCCTTTTGGTGACGGTGTTGGTCTTTATCGTCGGAAAAAGTAA
- a CDS encoding phage holin family protein, whose amino-acid sequence MEEIWKIILRIFWGSVSLICISTGEADKAIKILLFTMIIDYISGIIKAIYTRSLNSRTGAKGFLKKIMILCIIILAHHIDIMLDIQSYRYNCRFLTIAFYFANEGLSILENSVTCGVPVPNKIREVLEQCKNKDIRK is encoded by the coding sequence ATGGAGGAAATATGGAAAATCATACTAAGAATCTTCTGGGGATCTGTTAGTTTAATTTGTATTTCTACTGGAGAAGCAGATAAAGCAATTAAAATTTTATTGTTCACTATGATTATTGATTATATATCAGGAATTATAAAAGCAATTTATACTAGGAGTTTAAATAGCAGGACAGGAGCTAAAGGTTTTTTAAAAAAAATCATGATCTTGTGTATAATAATTTTAGCACATCATATTGATATAATGTTAGACATACAAAGTTATAGGTATAATTGTCGTTTTCTGACAATAGCTTTTTACTTTGCTAACGAAGGACTTTCTATACTTGAAAATTCTGTTACCTGCGGAGTTCCAGTACCAAATAAGATACGAGAAGTTCTTGAGCAATGCAAGAACAAAGATATAAGAAAATAA
- a CDS encoding phage tail protein I — protein sequence MNLAPSIIKNSIMLKVAERLIEGHIIDNIQFLVWLDRIDKMTEAELDYVARELHVDLYDITLPLETKKKLCKVSFSVHAKKGTVKAVTETLDVFYENSRLIECYMDQQLQPGTFKIELFGQSKDNLGDLIKRMETVKKKSQHFNGIVFKNRLDMNLYFINSTLHSNRYDLREQTLTFDFKKINLINHFGGNENGRIQWKRNNE from the coding sequence ATGAATCTAGCTCCAAGCATAATAAAAAATAGTATTATGTTGAAAGTTGCTGAAAGACTAATAGAAGGACATATTATTGACAATATACAGTTCCTGGTATGGCTTGATAGAATTGATAAAATGACGGAAGCTGAGCTTGATTATGTAGCAAGGGAATTACATGTTGATCTATATGATATTACATTACCTTTGGAAACAAAGAAAAAATTATGCAAGGTAAGTTTCAGTGTACATGCAAAAAAAGGGACAGTAAAAGCTGTTACTGAAACTTTAGATGTTTTTTATGAAAATAGTAGATTGATAGAATGTTATATGGATCAGCAGCTGCAACCCGGAACTTTTAAAATTGAATTGTTTGGTCAAAGCAAGGATAACCTTGGAGACCTAATAAAAAGGATGGAAACTGTAAAGAAAAAAAGCCAACATTTTAACGGTATTGTCTTTAAGAATAGACTAGATATGAATTTATATTTTATAAATTCAACATTACATAGTAATAGATATGATCTTAGAGAACAAACTTTAACATTTGATTTTAAGAAAATAAATTTAATTAATCATTTTGGAGGAAACGAAAATGGCAGAATTCAATGGAAACGTAATAACGAATGA
- a CDS encoding penicillin-binding protein has translation MIHIYDSNGNLKDSLNYTKEEFLPSWYEKFVPGDYVSDVKFEHPVAGEGIVREMTREEMLAAGMEIQLNPGEVVKGNKIILVEKPNVKPYWNWDNESHSWIYDSQKEKVDYFKQIDEIKEKRLEYGFDYNGHRQCCRDKDIGFMVSSIVSLQIAKALNKDKKITWYFEDDHGESYDLTGMMVLFLYGSTFVQSVFDTENHFKTSEIVELTDELFEEKRKEIHKQLVG, from the coding sequence ATGATACACATATATGATTCAAATGGAAATCTTAAAGACTCATTAAATTATACCAAAGAAGAATTTTTACCTTCATGGTATGAAAAATTTGTACCAGGAGATTATGTATCCGATGTGAAATTTGAACATCCAGTAGCAGGTGAAGGGATAGTAAGAGAAATGACCAGAGAAGAAATGTTAGCAGCAGGAATGGAGATACAATTAAACCCTGGAGAAGTTGTTAAAGGAAATAAAATAATATTAGTTGAAAAGCCAAATGTAAAGCCATACTGGAACTGGGATAATGAAAGTCATAGTTGGATATATGATTCGCAAAAAGAAAAAGTTGATTACTTTAAACAAATAGATGAAATCAAGGAAAAAAGGCTAGAGTATGGATTTGACTACAATGGTCATCGCCAATGTTGTAGAGATAAAGATATCGGATTTATGGTAAGTTCCATAGTATCATTACAAATTGCTAAGGCATTAAATAAGGATAAAAAAATCACATGGTATTTTGAAGATGACCATGGTGAATCATATGATTTAACCGGAATGATGGTTCTATTCTTATATGGAAGCACTTTCGTGCAATCTGTGTTTGATACTGAGAATCATTTCAAAACTTCCGAAATTGTAGAATTAACTGATGAGCTCTTCGAGGAGAAGAGAAAGGAGATCCATAAGCAGTTGGTAGGATAA